A section of the Triticum dicoccoides isolate Atlit2015 ecotype Zavitan chromosome 7A, WEW_v2.0, whole genome shotgun sequence genome encodes:
- the LOC119328571 gene encoding DNA-directed RNA polymerase II subunit RPB1-like isoform X2 — protein sequence MDARFPYSPAEVAKVQLVQFGILSPDEIRQMSVVVIEHAETMERGKAKPGGLSDPRLGTIDRKIKCDTCMAGMAECPGHFGHLELAKPMFHIGFIKTVLSIMRCVCFNCSKILADEDDTKFKQALKIRNPKNRLRRIYDACKSKKICAGGDELEVQDQQDADEPVKKRGGCGAQQPNITVDGMKMVAEFKATKKKSDDQDQLPEPVERKQILSAERVLNVLKRISDEDCLLLGLNPKFARPDWMILQVLPIPPPPVRPSVMMDTSSRSEDDLTHQLAMIIRHNENLRRQERNGAPAHIITEFAQLLQFHIATYFDNDLPGQPRATQRSGRPIKSICSRLKAKEGRIRGNLMGKRVDFSARTVITPDPNINIDQLGVPWSIALNLTYPETVTPYNIERLKELVEYGPHPPPGKTGAKYIIREDGQRLDLRYVKKSSDQHLELGYKVERHLNDGDFVLFNRQPSLHKMSIMGHRIKIMPYSTFRLNLSVTSPYNADFDGDEMNMHVPQSFETRAEVLELMMVPKCIVSPQANRPVMGIVQDTLLGCRKITKRDTLIEKDVFMNILMWWEDFDGKVPAPAILRPRPIWTGKQVFNLIIPKLINLIRFSAWHAETESGFITPGDTMVRIEKGELLSGTLCKKTLGTSTGSLIHVIWEEVGPDAARKFLGHTQWLVNYWLLQNGFSIGIGDTIADAATMEKINETIGTAKNEVKELIKQAQEKNLEPEPGRTMMESFENRVNQVLNKARDDAGSSAQKSLSESNNLKAMVTAGSKGSFINISQMTACVGQQNVEGKRIPFGFVDRTLPHFTKDDYGPESRGFVENSYLRGLTPQEFFFHAMGGREGLIDTAVKTSETGYIQRRLVKAMEDIMVKYDGTVRNSLGDVIQFLYGEDGMDAVWIESQKLDSLKMKKAEFDNVFRYELDDENWRPTYMLPDHVDDLKTIREFRNVFEAEVQKLEADRLQLGTEITTTGDNTWPMPVNLKRLIWNAQKTFKIDLRRPSDMHPMEIVEAIDKLQERLKVVPGDDAMSIEAQKNATLFFNILLRSTFASKRVLKEYRLTKESFEWVIGEIESRFLQSLVAPGEMIGCVAAQSIGEPATQMTLNTFHYAGVSAKNVTLGVPRLREIINVAKKIKTPSLSVFLKPEVSKKKELAKNVQCALEYTTLRSVTHATEIWYDPDPLGTIIEEDVEFVRSYYEMPDEDIDPDKISPWLLRIELNREMMVDKKLSMADIAEKINHEFDDDLSCIFNDDNADKLILRVRITNDEAPKGEIQDESAEDDVFLKKIEGNMLTEMALRGIPDINKVFIKYGKVNKFDESEGFKPDNEWMLDTEGVNLLAVMCHEDVDSTRTTSNHLIEVIEVLGIEAVRRSLLDELRVVISFDGSYVNYRHLAILCDTMTYRGHLMAITRHGINRNDTGPLMRCSFEETVDILLDAAVYAESDYLRGVTENIMLGQLAPIGTGGCGLYLNDQMLQQAIELQLPSYVEGLDYGMTPARSPMSATPYRDGGMMSPMLSPNFRASPITDAQFSPYVGGMAFSPVPSNYSPSSGGGYSPSSPVFSPGPGHGYSPTSPSYSPASPSYSPTSPSYTPGSPSYSPTSPSYSPTSPSYSPTSPSYSPTSPSYSPTSPSYSPTSPSYSPTSPSYSPTSPVYSPTSPAYSPTSPAYSPTSPSYSPTSPSYSPTSPSYSPTSPSYSPASPSYSPTSPSYSPTSPSYSPTSPSYSPTSPAYSPTSPGYSPTSPSYSPTSPNYSPTSPSYNPSSAKYSPSHAYSPSSPRMMSPYSQTSPNYRYSVDSFGRSFGVVFHPDLTDLLAHLTIICTTKPVIQPYKDLAQITARHLQTTGKCLRPVVVSCDANSSTRICGRSWADI from the exons ATGGACGCGAGGTTCCCGTACTCGCCGGCTGAGGTGGCCAAGGTGCAGCTCGTGCAGTTCGGCATCCTCAGCCCGGATGAAATC AGACAAATGTCAGTGGTGGTGATAGAGCATGCAGAGACTATGGAGAGGGGGAAGGCAAAGCCTGGGGGTTTGAGTGACCCTCGTTTGGGCACTATTGACCGAAAGATCAAGTGTGATACATGTATGGCTGGGATGGCTGAGTGCCCGGGTCACTTTGGCCACCTTGAGCTTGCAAAGCCAATGTTCCACATCGGCTTCATCAAGACTGTACTCTCCATAATGCGCTGTGTGTGCTTCAACTGTTCCAAGATCCTGGCGGATGAG GACGATACCAAGTTCAAGCAGGCTCTGAAAATCAGGAACCCAAAAAATAGATTAAGAAGAATATATGATGCTTGCAAGAGCAAAAAGATTTGTGCTGGGGGTGATGAACTTGAGGTTCAAGATCAGCAGGATGCTGACGAGCCAGTGAAGAAAAGAGGTGGTTGTGGTGCTCAGCAGCCAAATATCACAGTTGATGGTATGAAGATGGTTGCTGAATTTAAAGCAACAAAGAAGAAAAGTGATGATCAAGATCAACTCCCTGAACCAGTGGAGCGAAAGCAAATTCTCTCTGCCGAGAGG GTCCTTAATGTTCTCAAGCGTATAAGTGATGAGGACTGTCTTTTGTTGGGCCTGAACCCTAAGTTTGCTCGTCCTGATTGGATGATACTGCAAGTCCTTCCAATTCCTCCACCGCCTGTCAGACCATCTGTTATGATGGATACTTCCTCCAGAAGTGAG GATGATTTGACTCATCAATTAGCGATGATAATTCGACATAATGAGAATTTGAGGAGGCAAGAGAGAAATGGAGCCCCAGCTCACATTATAACTGAGTTTGCTCAGTTGTTGCAGTTTCACATTGCAACGTACTTCGATAATGATCTTCCTGGACAACCAAGG GCCACTCAGCGTTCTGGAAGGCCTATTAAGTCAATATGCAGCAGGCTGAAAGCAAAAGAAGGCCGGATTAGAGGAAACTTAATGGGGAAGCGTGTTGATTTCTCAGCTCGTACTGTCATCACACCCGATCCGAATATCAACATTGATCAATTGGGGGTGCCATGGAGTATTGCTTTGAATCTGACATACCCAGAAACTGTCACTCCATATAACATCGAGAG GTTGAAAGAGCTAGTAGAATATGGGCCTCACCCACCCCCAGGTAAGACAGGTGCAAAGTACATCATCAGGGAAGATGGTCAGAGGCTGGATCTTCGCTATGTGAAGAAAAGTAGTGATCAGCATTTGGAGCTGGGTTACAAG GTGGAAAGACACCTAAATGATGGAGATTTTGTTCTTTTCAACCGGCAACCAAGTCTTCATAAAATGTCTATCATGGGGCATCGTATTAAAATTATGCCGTACTCAACTTTCCGCCTGAACCTGTCTGTCACATCACCATACAATGCAGATTTTGATGGGGatgaaatgaatatgcatgttcctCAGTCATTTGAGACAAGAGCTGAAGTTTTAGAGTTGATGATGGTGCCAAAATGTATTGTCTCGCCTCAAGCGAATAGACCTGTTATGGGTATTGTCCAGGACACACTTCTTGGGTGTCGAAAAATAACCAAAAGGGACACTCTTATTGAAAAG GATGTATTTATGAACATACTAATGTGGTGGGAAGATTTTGATGGGAAGGTCCCTGCACCTGCCATTTTGAGACCAAGACCGATTTGGACCGGCAAACAAGTTTTCAACTTGATTATTCCCAAGCTAATCAATTTAATAAGATTTTCAGCCTGGCATGCTGAAACAGAAAGTGGATTTATTACTCCAGGAGATACTATGGTCCGGATAGAGAAGGGAGAGCTTCTGTCTGGTACACTTTGCAAAAAAACACTTGGGACGTCAACTGGAAGTCTTATTCATGTTATTTG GGAAGAGGTAGGGCCAGATGCTGCACGGAAGTTCTTGGGTCATACACAGTGGCTGGTCAACTACTGGCTTCTGCAAAACGGTTTCAGTATTGGTATTGGAGATACAATTGCAGATGCTGCTACTATGGAGAAGATTAACGAGACAATTGGAACAGCTAAGAATGAGGTGAAGGAGCTTATtaagcaagcacaagagaagaacttGGAACCTGAGCCAGGACGCACCATGATGGAATCATTCGAAAACCGAGTAAATCAG GTTCTTAACAAGGCTCGTGATGATGCTGGGAGTAGTGCTCAGAAGAGTTTGTCTGAGAGCAACAATTTGAAAGCTATGGTCACTGCAGGCTCAAAAGGCAGTTTCATTAATATTTCGCAAATGACTGCTTGTGTCGGACAGCAGAATGTTGAGGGCAAGCGGATTCCATTTGGTTTTGTTGATCGTACATTGCCCCACTTCACGAAAGATGACTACGGCCCAGAAAGTCGTGGGTTTGTTGAGAACTCTTACCTTCGAGGTCTGACACCACAAGAATTTTTCTTCCATGCTATGGGTGGTAGAGAAGGTTTGATTGATACTGCTGTGAAAACCTCCGAGACGGGATATATTCAGCGGAGGCTCGTGAAGGCTATGGAGGACATTATGGTGAAATATGATGGTACTGTGCGAAATTCGCTGGGTGATGTTATTCAATTCTTGTATGGAGAAGATGGCATGGATGCTGTTTGGATTGAATCACAGAAATTGGACTCCCTGAAGATGAAAAAGGCTGAGTTTGATAATGTATTTCGTTATGAACTCGATGATGAGAACTGGAGGCCTACTTACATGTTGCCTGACCATGTTGATGATTTGAAGACCATTCGTGAATTCAGAAATGTGTTTGAGGCAGAGGTTCAGAAATTAGAAGCTGACAGATTACAGCTTGGGACTGAAATTACTACAACTGGCGACAATACATGGCCTATGCCTGTCAACCTGAAGCGGCTTATCTGGAATGCTCAGAAGACTTTCAAGATTGATTTAAGAAGACCTTCTGACATGCACCCGATGGAAATTGTGGAAGCAATAGATAAGCTGCAAGAAAGACTTAAGGTTGTCCCTGGTGACGATGCCATGAGCATCGAGGCTCAGAAGAACGCTACTTTGTTCTTCAATATCCTGCTTCGCAGCACATTTGCTAGCAAGAGGGTCTTGAAAGAATACAGGCTTACAAAGGAATCCTTCGAATGGGTCATTGGTGAGATTGAATCGAGATTCCTCCAGTCTTTGGTAGCTCCTGGTGAAATGATTGGATGTGTGGCTGCACAGTCCATTGGAGAACCGGCAACTCAGATGACACTGAATACTTTCCATTATGCTGGTGTTAGTGCTAAGAATGTTACCCTTGGAGTTCCCAGGTTAAGAGAGATCATTAATGTCGCCAAGAAGATAAAGACTCCATCTCTGTCTGTTTTCCTAAAGCCTGAGGTAAGCAAGAAAAAAGAATTGGCTAAGAATGTGCAGTGTGCCTTGGAGTACACTACACTGCGTAGTGTGACCCATGCCACTGAGATATGGTATGATCCTGATCCTCTAGGAACCATTATTGAAGAGGATGTGGAATTTGTCAGGTCATATTATGAAATGCCTGATGAGGATATTGACCCGGATAAGATCTCTCCTTGGCTGCTGCGTATTGAGCTGAACCGTGAGATGATGGTTGATAAGAAATTGAGCATGGCTGATATTGCAGAGAAGATCAATCATGAATTTGACGATGACTTGTCATGCATATTCAATGATGATAATGCAGATAAGCTCATCCTTCGTGTCCGCATTACAAATGACGAAGCTCCAAAAGGAGAAATACAGGATGAATCTGCTGAGGATGACGTCTTCCTCAAGAAGATTGAGGGTAATATGTTGACTGAGATGGCCCTTCGAGGCATTCCAGATATTAACAAGGTCTTCATCAAATATGGGAAGGTcaataaatttgatgaaagtgagggTTTCAAACCAGATAACGAGTGGATGCTTGATACAGAAGGTGTAAACCTCTTGGCCGTGATGTGTCATGAGGATGTTGATTCTACAAGGACAACAAGTAACCATTTGATTGAAGTGATTGAGGTTCTTGGGATTGAGGCTGTCCGCAGGTCTCTCTTGGATGAGCTGAGGGTGGTTATATCTTTTGATGGGTCTTATGTGAACTACAGGCATCTGGCCATTCTCTGTGATACGATGACATACAGAGGTCACCTGATGGCTATTACTAGGCATGGTATAAATCGTAATGACACAGGCCCCCTCATGAGATGTTCTTTTGAAGAAACAGTGGATATCTTGCTTGATGCTGCTGTATATGCGGAATCTGATTACCTGAGAGGTGTGACTGAGAACATTATGCTTGGCCAGCTTGCTCCTATTGGTACAGGAGGCTGTGGATTGTATCTGAATGACCAGATGCTGCAGCAGGCCATTGAGCTTCAACTCCCAAGCTATGTTGAAGGTCTGGACTATGGCATGACACCAGCGCGTTCACCCATGTCCGCGACACCGTACCGTGATGGAGGAATGATGTCACCAATGTTGAGTCCAAATTTCAGGGCTTCCCCAATTACGGATGCTCAGTTCTCACCATATGTTGGGGGCATGGCATTCTCACCCGTCCCGTCAAACTACAGCCCATCCTCTGGAGGTGGTTACAGTCCATCTTCTCCGGTGTTCAGCCCAGGGCCAGGACATGGTTACAGTCCCACTTCTCCATCATACAGCCCTGCATCGCCCAGCTACAGCCCCACCTCTCCATCATATACGCCTGGCTCTCCTTCCTACAGCCCGACCAGTCCATCATACTCTCCGACCAGTCCATCATACTCGCCAACATCCCCGAGCTACAGCCCCACATCTCCTAGCTACAGCCCCACATCTCCGAGCTACAGCCCAACATCACCAAGCTATAGCCCCACATCTCCGAGCTATAGTCCAACATCACCGGTTTATAGTCCGACCTCGCCAGCATACAGTCCGACATCTCCTGCATACAGCCCGACGTCGCCATCTTACAGCCCAACGTCGCCATCATACAGCCCCACTTCTCCCTCGTACAGCCCAACATCGCCCTCATACAGCCCGGCATCACCCTCATACAGCCCCACGTCGCCCTCATACAGCCCGACATCCCCGTCATACAGCCCTACCTCGCCCTCATACAGCCCTACATCGCCTGCATACAGCCCTACATCGCCTGGTTACAGCCCGACGTCACCGAGCTACAGCCCTACTTCACCGAACTACAGCCCCACTTCACCGAGCTACAATCCTTCTTCGGCCAAGTACAGTCCTTCACATGCTTATTCTCCAAGCAGCCCAAGGATGATGAGCCCGTACAGTCAGACTTCTCCGAACTACAGGTATTCTGTTGATAGCTTTGGCCGTTCTTTCGGTGTTGTGTTCCAT CCCGACCTCACCGACCTACTCGCCCACCTCACCATCATATGCACAACCAAGCCCGTCATACAGCCCTACAAG GACCTAGCCCAGATTACAGCCCGACATCTCCAAACTACAGGTAAATGCTTGAG
- the LOC119328571 gene encoding DNA-directed RNA polymerase II subunit RPB1-like isoform X1, giving the protein MDARFPYSPAEVAKVQLVQFGILSPDEIRQMSVVVIEHAETMERGKAKPGGLSDPRLGTIDRKIKCDTCMAGMAECPGHFGHLELAKPMFHIGFIKTVLSIMRCVCFNCSKILADEDDTKFKQALKIRNPKNRLRRIYDACKSKKICAGGDELEVQDQQDADEPVKKRGGCGAQQPNITVDGMKMVAEFKATKKKSDDQDQLPEPVERKQILSAERVLNVLKRISDEDCLLLGLNPKFARPDWMILQVLPIPPPPVRPSVMMDTSSRSEDDLTHQLAMIIRHNENLRRQERNGAPAHIITEFAQLLQFHIATYFDNDLPGQPRATQRSGRPIKSICSRLKAKEGRIRGNLMGKRVDFSARTVITPDPNINIDQLGVPWSIALNLTYPETVTPYNIERLKELVEYGPHPPPGKTGAKYIIREDGQRLDLRYVKKSSDQHLELGYKVERHLNDGDFVLFNRQPSLHKMSIMGHRIKIMPYSTFRLNLSVTSPYNADFDGDEMNMHVPQSFETRAEVLELMMVPKCIVSPQANRPVMGIVQDTLLGCRKITKRDTLIEKDVFMNILMWWEDFDGKVPAPAILRPRPIWTGKQVFNLIIPKLINLIRFSAWHAETESGFITPGDTMVRIEKGELLSGTLCKKTLGTSTGSLIHVIWEEVGPDAARKFLGHTQWLVNYWLLQNGFSIGIGDTIADAATMEKINETIGTAKNEVKELIKQAQEKNLEPEPGRTMMESFENRVNQVLNKARDDAGSSAQKSLSESNNLKAMVTAGSKGSFINISQMTACVGQQNVEGKRIPFGFVDRTLPHFTKDDYGPESRGFVENSYLRGLTPQEFFFHAMGGREGLIDTAVKTSETGYIQRRLVKAMEDIMVKYDGTVRNSLGDVIQFLYGEDGMDAVWIESQKLDSLKMKKAEFDNVFRYELDDENWRPTYMLPDHVDDLKTIREFRNVFEAEVQKLEADRLQLGTEITTTGDNTWPMPVNLKRLIWNAQKTFKIDLRRPSDMHPMEIVEAIDKLQERLKVVPGDDAMSIEAQKNATLFFNILLRSTFASKRVLKEYRLTKESFEWVIGEIESRFLQSLVAPGEMIGCVAAQSIGEPATQMTLNTFHYAGVSAKNVTLGVPRLREIINVAKKIKTPSLSVFLKPEVSKKKELAKNVQCALEYTTLRSVTHATEIWYDPDPLGTIIEEDVEFVRSYYEMPDEDIDPDKISPWLLRIELNREMMVDKKLSMADIAEKINHEFDDDLSCIFNDDNADKLILRVRITNDEAPKGEIQDESAEDDVFLKKIEGNMLTEMALRGIPDINKVFIKYGKVNKFDESEGFKPDNEWMLDTEGVNLLAVMCHEDVDSTRTTSNHLIEVIEVLGIEAVRRSLLDELRVVISFDGSYVNYRHLAILCDTMTYRGHLMAITRHGINRNDTGPLMRCSFEETVDILLDAAVYAESDYLRGVTENIMLGQLAPIGTGGCGLYLNDQMLQQAIELQLPSYVEGLDYGMTPARSPMSATPYRDGGMMSPMLSPNFRASPITDAQFSPYVGGMAFSPVPSNYSPSSGGGYSPSSPVFSPGPGHGYSPTSPSYSPASPSYSPTSPSYTPGSPSYSPTSPSYSPTSPSYSPTSPSYSPTSPSYSPTSPSYSPTSPSYSPTSPSYSPTSPVYSPTSPAYSPTSPAYSPTSPSYSPTSPSYSPTSPSYSPTSPSYSPASPSYSPTSPSYSPTSPSYSPTSPSYSPTSPAYSPTSPGYSPTSPSYSPTSPNYSPTSPSYNPSSAKYSPSHAYSPSSPRMMSPYSQTSPNYSPTSPTYSPTSPSYAQPSPSYSPTSPHTTSGGPSPDYSPTSPNYSPSASYSPTAPGYSPSSTGPQTTDKDDETVD; this is encoded by the exons ATGGACGCGAGGTTCCCGTACTCGCCGGCTGAGGTGGCCAAGGTGCAGCTCGTGCAGTTCGGCATCCTCAGCCCGGATGAAATC AGACAAATGTCAGTGGTGGTGATAGAGCATGCAGAGACTATGGAGAGGGGGAAGGCAAAGCCTGGGGGTTTGAGTGACCCTCGTTTGGGCACTATTGACCGAAAGATCAAGTGTGATACATGTATGGCTGGGATGGCTGAGTGCCCGGGTCACTTTGGCCACCTTGAGCTTGCAAAGCCAATGTTCCACATCGGCTTCATCAAGACTGTACTCTCCATAATGCGCTGTGTGTGCTTCAACTGTTCCAAGATCCTGGCGGATGAG GACGATACCAAGTTCAAGCAGGCTCTGAAAATCAGGAACCCAAAAAATAGATTAAGAAGAATATATGATGCTTGCAAGAGCAAAAAGATTTGTGCTGGGGGTGATGAACTTGAGGTTCAAGATCAGCAGGATGCTGACGAGCCAGTGAAGAAAAGAGGTGGTTGTGGTGCTCAGCAGCCAAATATCACAGTTGATGGTATGAAGATGGTTGCTGAATTTAAAGCAACAAAGAAGAAAAGTGATGATCAAGATCAACTCCCTGAACCAGTGGAGCGAAAGCAAATTCTCTCTGCCGAGAGG GTCCTTAATGTTCTCAAGCGTATAAGTGATGAGGACTGTCTTTTGTTGGGCCTGAACCCTAAGTTTGCTCGTCCTGATTGGATGATACTGCAAGTCCTTCCAATTCCTCCACCGCCTGTCAGACCATCTGTTATGATGGATACTTCCTCCAGAAGTGAG GATGATTTGACTCATCAATTAGCGATGATAATTCGACATAATGAGAATTTGAGGAGGCAAGAGAGAAATGGAGCCCCAGCTCACATTATAACTGAGTTTGCTCAGTTGTTGCAGTTTCACATTGCAACGTACTTCGATAATGATCTTCCTGGACAACCAAGG GCCACTCAGCGTTCTGGAAGGCCTATTAAGTCAATATGCAGCAGGCTGAAAGCAAAAGAAGGCCGGATTAGAGGAAACTTAATGGGGAAGCGTGTTGATTTCTCAGCTCGTACTGTCATCACACCCGATCCGAATATCAACATTGATCAATTGGGGGTGCCATGGAGTATTGCTTTGAATCTGACATACCCAGAAACTGTCACTCCATATAACATCGAGAG GTTGAAAGAGCTAGTAGAATATGGGCCTCACCCACCCCCAGGTAAGACAGGTGCAAAGTACATCATCAGGGAAGATGGTCAGAGGCTGGATCTTCGCTATGTGAAGAAAAGTAGTGATCAGCATTTGGAGCTGGGTTACAAG GTGGAAAGACACCTAAATGATGGAGATTTTGTTCTTTTCAACCGGCAACCAAGTCTTCATAAAATGTCTATCATGGGGCATCGTATTAAAATTATGCCGTACTCAACTTTCCGCCTGAACCTGTCTGTCACATCACCATACAATGCAGATTTTGATGGGGatgaaatgaatatgcatgttcctCAGTCATTTGAGACAAGAGCTGAAGTTTTAGAGTTGATGATGGTGCCAAAATGTATTGTCTCGCCTCAAGCGAATAGACCTGTTATGGGTATTGTCCAGGACACACTTCTTGGGTGTCGAAAAATAACCAAAAGGGACACTCTTATTGAAAAG GATGTATTTATGAACATACTAATGTGGTGGGAAGATTTTGATGGGAAGGTCCCTGCACCTGCCATTTTGAGACCAAGACCGATTTGGACCGGCAAACAAGTTTTCAACTTGATTATTCCCAAGCTAATCAATTTAATAAGATTTTCAGCCTGGCATGCTGAAACAGAAAGTGGATTTATTACTCCAGGAGATACTATGGTCCGGATAGAGAAGGGAGAGCTTCTGTCTGGTACACTTTGCAAAAAAACACTTGGGACGTCAACTGGAAGTCTTATTCATGTTATTTG GGAAGAGGTAGGGCCAGATGCTGCACGGAAGTTCTTGGGTCATACACAGTGGCTGGTCAACTACTGGCTTCTGCAAAACGGTTTCAGTATTGGTATTGGAGATACAATTGCAGATGCTGCTACTATGGAGAAGATTAACGAGACAATTGGAACAGCTAAGAATGAGGTGAAGGAGCTTATtaagcaagcacaagagaagaacttGGAACCTGAGCCAGGACGCACCATGATGGAATCATTCGAAAACCGAGTAAATCAG GTTCTTAACAAGGCTCGTGATGATGCTGGGAGTAGTGCTCAGAAGAGTTTGTCTGAGAGCAACAATTTGAAAGCTATGGTCACTGCAGGCTCAAAAGGCAGTTTCATTAATATTTCGCAAATGACTGCTTGTGTCGGACAGCAGAATGTTGAGGGCAAGCGGATTCCATTTGGTTTTGTTGATCGTACATTGCCCCACTTCACGAAAGATGACTACGGCCCAGAAAGTCGTGGGTTTGTTGAGAACTCTTACCTTCGAGGTCTGACACCACAAGAATTTTTCTTCCATGCTATGGGTGGTAGAGAAGGTTTGATTGATACTGCTGTGAAAACCTCCGAGACGGGATATATTCAGCGGAGGCTCGTGAAGGCTATGGAGGACATTATGGTGAAATATGATGGTACTGTGCGAAATTCGCTGGGTGATGTTATTCAATTCTTGTATGGAGAAGATGGCATGGATGCTGTTTGGATTGAATCACAGAAATTGGACTCCCTGAAGATGAAAAAGGCTGAGTTTGATAATGTATTTCGTTATGAACTCGATGATGAGAACTGGAGGCCTACTTACATGTTGCCTGACCATGTTGATGATTTGAAGACCATTCGTGAATTCAGAAATGTGTTTGAGGCAGAGGTTCAGAAATTAGAAGCTGACAGATTACAGCTTGGGACTGAAATTACTACAACTGGCGACAATACATGGCCTATGCCTGTCAACCTGAAGCGGCTTATCTGGAATGCTCAGAAGACTTTCAAGATTGATTTAAGAAGACCTTCTGACATGCACCCGATGGAAATTGTGGAAGCAATAGATAAGCTGCAAGAAAGACTTAAGGTTGTCCCTGGTGACGATGCCATGAGCATCGAGGCTCAGAAGAACGCTACTTTGTTCTTCAATATCCTGCTTCGCAGCACATTTGCTAGCAAGAGGGTCTTGAAAGAATACAGGCTTACAAAGGAATCCTTCGAATGGGTCATTGGTGAGATTGAATCGAGATTCCTCCAGTCTTTGGTAGCTCCTGGTGAAATGATTGGATGTGTGGCTGCACAGTCCATTGGAGAACCGGCAACTCAGATGACACTGAATACTTTCCATTATGCTGGTGTTAGTGCTAAGAATGTTACCCTTGGAGTTCCCAGGTTAAGAGAGATCATTAATGTCGCCAAGAAGATAAAGACTCCATCTCTGTCTGTTTTCCTAAAGCCTGAGGTAAGCAAGAAAAAAGAATTGGCTAAGAATGTGCAGTGTGCCTTGGAGTACACTACACTGCGTAGTGTGACCCATGCCACTGAGATATGGTATGATCCTGATCCTCTAGGAACCATTATTGAAGAGGATGTGGAATTTGTCAGGTCATATTATGAAATGCCTGATGAGGATATTGACCCGGATAAGATCTCTCCTTGGCTGCTGCGTATTGAGCTGAACCGTGAGATGATGGTTGATAAGAAATTGAGCATGGCTGATATTGCAGAGAAGATCAATCATGAATTTGACGATGACTTGTCATGCATATTCAATGATGATAATGCAGATAAGCTCATCCTTCGTGTCCGCATTACAAATGACGAAGCTCCAAAAGGAGAAATACAGGATGAATCTGCTGAGGATGACGTCTTCCTCAAGAAGATTGAGGGTAATATGTTGACTGAGATGGCCCTTCGAGGCATTCCAGATATTAACAAGGTCTTCATCAAATATGGGAAGGTcaataaatttgatgaaagtgagggTTTCAAACCAGATAACGAGTGGATGCTTGATACAGAAGGTGTAAACCTCTTGGCCGTGATGTGTCATGAGGATGTTGATTCTACAAGGACAACAAGTAACCATTTGATTGAAGTGATTGAGGTTCTTGGGATTGAGGCTGTCCGCAGGTCTCTCTTGGATGAGCTGAGGGTGGTTATATCTTTTGATGGGTCTTATGTGAACTACAGGCATCTGGCCATTCTCTGTGATACGATGACATACAGAGGTCACCTGATGGCTATTACTAGGCATGGTATAAATCGTAATGACACAGGCCCCCTCATGAGATGTTCTTTTGAAGAAACAGTGGATATCTTGCTTGATGCTGCTGTATATGCGGAATCTGATTACCTGAGAGGTGTGACTGAGAACATTATGCTTGGCCAGCTTGCTCCTATTGGTACAGGAGGCTGTGGATTGTATCTGAATGACCAGATGCTGCAGCAGGCCATTGAGCTTCAACTCCCAAGCTATGTTGAAGGTCTGGACTATGGCATGACACCAGCGCGTTCACCCATGTCCGCGACACCGTACCGTGATGGAGGAATGATGTCACCAATGTTGAGTCCAAATTTCAGGGCTTCCCCAATTACGGATGCTCAGTTCTCACCATATGTTGGGGGCATGGCATTCTCACCCGTCCCGTCAAACTACAGCCCATCCTCTGGAGGTGGTTACAGTCCATCTTCTCCGGTGTTCAGCCCAGGGCCAGGACATGGTTACAGTCCCACTTCTCCATCATACAGCCCTGCATCGCCCAGCTACAGCCCCACCTCTCCATCATATACGCCTGGCTCTCCTTCCTACAGCCCGACCAGTCCATCATACTCTCCGACCAGTCCATCATACTCGCCAACATCCCCGAGCTACAGCCCCACATCTCCTAGCTACAGCCCCACATCTCCGAGCTACAGCCCAACATCACCAAGCTATAGCCCCACATCTCCGAGCTATAGTCCAACATCACCGGTTTATAGTCCGACCTCGCCAGCATACAGTCCGACATCTCCTGCATACAGCCCGACGTCGCCATCTTACAGCCCAACGTCGCCATCATACAGCCCCACTTCTCCCTCGTACAGCCCAACATCGCCCTCATACAGCCCGGCATCACCCTCATACAGCCCCACGTCGCCCTCATACAGCCCGACATCCCCGTCATACAGCCCTACCTCGCCCTCATACAGCCCTACATCGCCTGCATACAGCCCTACATCGCCTGGTTACAGCCCGACGTCACCGAGCTACAGCCCTACTTCACCGAACTACAGCCCCACTTCACCGAGCTACAATCCTTCTTCGGCCAAGTACAGTCCTTCACATGCTTATTCTCCAAGCAGCCCAAGGATGATGAGCCCGTACAGTCAGACTTCTCCGAACTACAG CCCGACCTCACCGACCTACTCGCCCACCTCACCATCATATGCACAACCAAGCCCGTCATACAGCCCTACAAG CCCGCACACTACCTCTGGAGGACCTAGCCCAGATTACAGCCCGACATCTCCAAACTACAG CCCCAGCGCAAGCTACTCCCCGACTGCACCGGGCTACTCCCCGTCCTCCACCGGCCCGCAGA